One region of Methanomassiliicoccales archaeon genomic DNA includes:
- a CDS encoding ACT domain-containing protein — protein MRLWDFGRLKGSKIKISEKIGQPLGLVNGSQVFSSMFRYDYNGRTSYEIVLSTFGPENYREICDATFYMLDVPGACAQIAKFLGDRNIDILNSVSLSVISNVCMMWKMLVDLSYYGSYETLLEEFSRLKQEGSPLIDKVEAMEIKPSHISDRYTKGVVPSNTSVRTRTMRKIHRTPSIIRNGEFEIPSEYLRMIEGISDGQVVMMVGDTDAWVLSITFLNPETTLAEIDFIIPDKPGAIYEVTSILAKYNINLVSVYTKVLVYYDTMTLELVGDMTKSGTDLEDLRKVLVERISALKGKYELVKIKKIEIP, from the coding sequence ATGAGACTGTGGGACTTTGGACGACTAAAAGGATCAAAAATAAAGATTAGTGAAAAAATAGGTCAACCATTAGGACTTGTTAATGGGAGCCAGGTTTTCAGCTCAATGTTCAGGTATGATTATAATGGCAGAACTAGCTACGAAATTGTCCTTTCAACATTTGGACCAGAGAATTACCGCGAGATATGTGATGCAACATTCTATATGCTAGACGTCCCAGGCGCTTGTGCTCAGATTGCAAAATTCTTGGGAGATCGCAACATCGATATTCTAAACTCAGTTTCACTTAGCGTAATTTCAAATGTATGTATGATGTGGAAAATGCTAGTCGATCTTAGCTATTACGGAAGCTATGAAACGCTCCTGGAAGAATTCTCAAGGTTGAAACAAGAAGGGTCGCCACTCATAGACAAAGTTGAGGCAATGGAGATCAAACCATCCCATATAAGCGATCGATATACAAAAGGTGTCGTTCCATCGAACACATCGGTTAGGACGCGAACAATGAGAAAAATCCACAGGACACCTTCAATCATCCGCAATGGGGAATTTGAAATTCCATCAGAATATTTGAGAATGATTGAAGGCATATCCGATGGTCAAGTCGTGATGATGGTGGGAGATACGGATGCTTGGGTTCTTTCGATCACATTTCTCAACCCTGAAACAACTCTTGCTGAAATCGATTTCATAATACCAGATAAGCCTGGGGCTATATATGAAGTCACTAGTATACTAGCAAAATACAATATAAATTTGGTTTCAGTTTATACCAAGGTCCTCGTTTACTACGATACAATGACGCTTGAACTTGTGGGGGACATGACAAAATCAGGCACAGATTTAGAGGATCT